In Aquiflexum balticum DSM 16537, a single genomic region encodes these proteins:
- the coaE gene encoding dephospho-CoA kinase (Dephospho-CoA kinase (CoaE) performs the final step in coenzyme A biosynthesis.) — protein MIKGKKMLIGITGGIGSGKSTVAKIFNILGIPVYSADDRAKWLMANDPDLKGQIISNFGEESYIEDGSLNRSYLASRVFNDEEKVSMINSLVHPAVKKDFEKWVPKQNSPYVLKEAALLFETGSYQDLDKIINVSAPLKIRINRIMLRDPQRSENQINDIINKQLPDEEKNLKADFVIKNSDNRLLIPQVMQIHNELLNSSKL, from the coding sequence ATGATTAAGGGAAAAAAAATGTTGATTGGCATTACCGGGGGAATTGGTTCCGGTAAGTCCACCGTAGCCAAAATTTTTAACATTTTGGGAATACCCGTTTATTCTGCAGATGACCGGGCAAAATGGCTGATGGCAAATGATCCGGATCTAAAAGGTCAGATTATTTCAAATTTTGGTGAGGAGAGTTATATTGAAGATGGAAGCCTAAACAGAAGCTATCTTGCCTCCCGGGTTTTCAATGATGAAGAAAAGGTTTCAATGATCAACAGCTTGGTTCACCCTGCTGTGAAAAAGGATTTTGAAAAGTGGGTTCCAAAACAAAATTCTCCATATGTTTTAAAAGAGGCCGCCCTTCTGTTTGAAACCGGATCATATCAGGATTTGGATAAAATCATCAATGTCAGTGCACCGCTTAAAATCAGAATCAACAGGATAATGTTGCGCGATCCGCAGAGGTCCGAAAATCAGATCAATGATATCATCAACAAACAACTGCCTGACGAAGAAAAGAACCTGAAAGCTGATTTCGTTATTAAAAATTCGGACAACCGATTATTGATTCCCCAGGTTATGCAAATCCATAATGAGCTTTTAAATTCGAGTAAATTATAG
- a CDS encoding tetratricopeptide repeat protein, whose translation MKILIAFLMLSICIGTSCQSEKTQMTVEENNSVFPNDKIFQGVSLLGDSLFTQVDSIVQKELIRKLNEAENAYVVDPVLNNLIWIGRREAYLGRYDLAISTFSKAIKEYPNEFEPLRHRGHRFITIREFDKAIGDFVKAAEMMQGTDLKIEQDGMPNKLNIPLSNVQFNVWYHLGLAYYLKGDWENALEAYKNCLAVSNNDDLKVATLDWYYMTLVKLGRKGEALKVISSVHPGMKIIENDAYFKRILMYQGNLKPESLLGEVKNVDEELLQYVTQGYGLGNFYLSEGDTSKATEVFEKVIKSGYWAAFGYIAAEMELSKLGK comes from the coding sequence ATGAAAATTCTTATTGCTTTTTTGATGCTGTCAATATGCATTGGTACTTCCTGTCAATCTGAAAAGACTCAAATGACAGTGGAGGAAAATAATTCTGTTTTCCCAAACGACAAGATCTTTCAAGGTGTAAGTTTATTGGGTGATTCTTTGTTCACCCAAGTGGATTCCATTGTACAAAAAGAACTGATCCGGAAATTAAATGAAGCAGAAAACGCCTATGTTGTAGACCCTGTTTTAAATAATCTGATCTGGATTGGAAGGAGAGAGGCTTATCTGGGAAGATATGATTTGGCTATCAGTACATTTTCCAAAGCTATCAAAGAATATCCAAATGAATTCGAACCCCTTCGCCACCGTGGGCATAGATTTATTACTATCAGGGAATTTGATAAAGCAATCGGTGATTTTGTGAAAGCTGCAGAGATGATGCAAGGTACAGATTTAAAAATTGAGCAGGACGGAATGCCCAACAAACTGAATATTCCTCTTTCCAATGTGCAGTTCAATGTTTGGTATCATCTGGGATTGGCCTATTATCTCAAAGGTGATTGGGAAAATGCTTTGGAAGCGTATAAAAACTGCCTTGCTGTCTCGAACAACGATGATCTGAAAGTGGCAACCTTGGATTGGTATTATATGACTTTGGTTAAACTGGGAAGAAAAGGCGAAGCTTTGAAGGTTATTAGTTCTGTACATCCGGGCATGAAAATTATTGAAAATGATGCCTATTTTAAAAGAATTCTGATGTATCAAGGAAATTTAAAACCTGAATCACTGCTGGGAGAAGTCAAAAATGTCGATGAAGAGCTTCTTCAGTATGTCACGCAGGGATATGGATTAGGGAATTTTTATTTGTCTGAAGGTGATACTTCAAAGGCCACGGAGGTTTTTGAAAAGGTTATCAAAAGTGGTTATTGGGCTGCTTTTGGTTATATTGCTGCCGAAATGGAGTTATCAAAATTAGGAAAATGA
- a CDS encoding C40 family peptidase, with protein sequence MNNKTKQNFNYIFFLLLLILFSPIYSSSCSSTKKVRTQNINKVVETAKSYRGTPYRYGGTTRSGMDCSALVYHSFYSVGITMPRTSDAQSKEGKKVTGNNLEKGDLLFFATGKKKKQVTHAGIVTDTSKGNILFIHSSTSLGVTEDNLSQAYWNKAFLFGRRIF encoded by the coding sequence ATGAATAATAAAACCAAGCAAAATTTTAATTACATCTTTTTTTTATTGCTCTTAATCCTTTTCTCTCCAATTTATTCATCTTCCTGCTCTTCTACCAAGAAAGTCAGAACTCAAAATATCAATAAAGTAGTGGAAACAGCCAAATCTTATCGGGGAACCCCCTATCGCTATGGCGGCACTACCCGGTCGGGGATGGATTGCTCGGCTTTGGTCTACCACTCCTTTTATAGTGTGGGAATTACTATGCCCCGAACCTCGGATGCACAGAGCAAAGAAGGAAAAAAAGTAACCGGAAATAATCTTGAAAAGGGAGACCTTCTCTTCTTTGCCACAGGTAAGAAAAAAAAGCAGGTAACTCATGCCGGGATAGTCACGGACACATCGAAGGGGAATATCCTTTTTATACATTCCTCTACATCCTTGGGAGTCACCGAAGACAATCTCAGTCAAGCTTATTGGAACAAAGCATTTTTATTTGGCAGAAGGATATTCTAA
- a CDS encoding HmuY family protein has product MQKFIFTVGIITFLFSCNNNDEPAPVVPLEATLVEDLAAPNDLIDRTTGQVIEERPFQYFSMEQNAIVNENEDWDLAFKGTTIRVNSAKNVSAAIVTGIFEEITEVPASAVFAKDTATSFAIPTGSGTGWYNYNSATFTVTPIPGRVILVQTTKGNYVKMEILSYYKGNPPVEQIDPRTTPSGHYTFRYILQPNGSTRF; this is encoded by the coding sequence ATGCAAAAATTTATCTTCACAGTTGGGATTATTACTTTCTTATTTTCCTGCAACAACAATGATGAACCTGCTCCGGTAGTACCTCTTGAGGCTACTTTGGTGGAAGATCTGGCAGCTCCAAATGACCTGATTGATCGAACAACCGGTCAAGTAATTGAAGAGCGTCCATTTCAATATTTCAGCATGGAGCAAAATGCCATTGTAAACGAAAATGAAGATTGGGATTTGGCTTTCAAAGGGACAACGATCCGTGTCAATAGTGCCAAAAATGTCAGCGCTGCCATTGTTACCGGAATTTTTGAAGAAATCACTGAAGTCCCTGCTTCTGCGGTTTTTGCTAAAGATACAGCCACTTCCTTTGCAATTCCGACTGGTAGTGGAACCGGCTGGTACAATTACAATTCCGCGACATTTACAGTAACACCAATTCCCGGCCGTGTGATTTTGGTTCAAACCACAAAAGGGAACTATGTCAAAATGGAAATTCTAAGTTATTATAAAGGTAATCCACCTGTAGAGCAAATCGATCCAAGGACGACTCCAAGTGGACATTACACCTTCAGGTATATCCTACAACCAAATGGAAGTACCAGGTTCTGA
- a CDS encoding TonB-dependent receptor plug domain-containing protein, whose amino-acid sequence MIRFNLNKRIFFFLSLFVCSELSAFEGDGEKKIIDSSGNPIIHALIKPEGQKAIAVNALGKIELQNPSKTITVFALGFESRQLTWQEWLLDEEIILQEKSGNLQEIVVAATRTERSVEQLPMPVTVLNTERIKETGGIRLSEILREQTGLQITSDHGSGLQMQGLDSDYILILLDGEPMIGRTAGTFDLDRISVSNIDRIEILRGPSSAIYGSEAMGGVINIITKSGINKSNVDLGLRHRSFNSWNPFLELGVGKKNWSTQVFLDHFRTDGFDLTPETVGQTQNPFQASTGQLKISGDLSEKLNVSVFGRGYLETSQGILQTNGNSGVEILDLGNERRDFNLNPTIRFKPDVDWTLTLRGMSSWFSTNSDTRFRNSGEIFDFQDFAQFYHRTELQTDFQANSKNLITLGMGQLIETVEATRYEEKNRFDAGYFFLQHLWDPIPKINVVTGMRADFHSQFGNRLSPKVSAQYQISESFSWQASMGAGFKTPDFRQLLLNFNNAASGYYVFGANLAGREISRLQDEGLIAQILIDPETLGNLNAETSWSLNTGFRWKPTTQSLIQLNAFRNEIDNLIETAPIAQLVTGQNAFSYFNIRSVVTQGIEVDAQVNLLDHLSLSAGYAFLDTKDMEMLERIENGEIFKRNSQNQTQRVTRADYGGLFNRSPHSGNFKVNYQDSFTEINWSLRAIYRGKFGFADLNGNLILDDDREYAPGWVSINFTASKTFENGLFLEAGGTNLLNTVTPAQPNNPGRVLFLGIKIPILNLIN is encoded by the coding sequence ATGATTAGATTTAATCTAAATAAAAGAATATTTTTCTTCCTGTCTTTATTCGTTTGCTCTGAACTTTCTGCTTTTGAAGGGGATGGGGAAAAGAAAATTATTGATAGCTCAGGAAATCCCATTATCCATGCTTTGATCAAACCGGAAGGCCAAAAAGCGATTGCTGTTAATGCATTGGGGAAAATCGAACTTCAGAATCCTTCCAAAACGATAACCGTATTTGCTTTGGGTTTTGAAAGTCGCCAATTGACTTGGCAGGAATGGCTATTGGATGAGGAAATTATTCTTCAAGAGAAATCGGGTAACCTGCAGGAGATAGTAGTGGCTGCTACCCGAACAGAACGTAGTGTTGAACAACTACCCATGCCTGTTACGGTCCTGAATACTGAAAGGATTAAGGAAACAGGAGGTATCCGTTTATCCGAGATTTTACGGGAGCAAACAGGCTTACAAATTACTTCAGATCATGGTTCGGGGCTGCAAATGCAGGGCTTGGATTCCGATTATATTCTGATTCTTCTTGATGGAGAACCTATGATTGGGCGAACCGCCGGGACCTTCGACTTAGACCGTATTTCTGTTTCGAATATTGATCGGATCGAAATACTCAGAGGGCCTTCAAGTGCCATTTATGGCAGTGAAGCCATGGGTGGTGTCATCAATATAATTACCAAATCAGGTATCAATAAATCCAACGTGGATCTGGGCCTTCGGCACCGTTCCTTCAATTCCTGGAACCCCTTTTTGGAATTAGGAGTCGGCAAAAAAAACTGGAGTACGCAGGTTTTTCTGGATCATTTTCGGACAGATGGATTTGATCTTACTCCCGAAACAGTTGGCCAAACCCAAAATCCTTTTCAGGCCTCTACCGGACAGCTTAAAATTTCAGGTGATCTTTCGGAAAAGTTAAATGTCAGTGTTTTTGGCAGAGGATATTTGGAGACATCGCAAGGCATCCTTCAAACGAACGGCAACTCAGGTGTTGAAATTCTTGATTTGGGTAATGAAAGAAGAGATTTCAACTTAAACCCTACCATACGTTTTAAGCCCGATGTGGATTGGACACTGACGCTTCGGGGTATGAGCTCATGGTTTTCAACCAATTCGGACACCAGGTTCAGAAATAGTGGGGAAATTTTTGACTTTCAGGATTTTGCCCAATTCTATCATCGCACTGAACTGCAAACAGACTTTCAGGCCAATTCCAAAAACCTGATTACTTTGGGTATGGGGCAATTGATAGAAACTGTGGAGGCCACCCGGTATGAAGAAAAAAACCGCTTTGACGCGGGCTACTTTTTCCTTCAGCATTTATGGGATCCAATTCCCAAAATCAACGTGGTTACCGGCATGAGAGCTGATTTTCACAGTCAATTTGGAAATCGACTGAGCCCAAAAGTATCAGCACAATACCAAATATCAGAAAGTTTCAGTTGGCAGGCTTCAATGGGTGCCGGGTTCAAAACACCCGATTTCAGGCAATTATTGTTGAATTTTAATAATGCTGCTTCCGGATACTATGTCTTTGGCGCCAATCTTGCTGGGCGGGAAATTTCCAGATTGCAGGATGAAGGCTTGATAGCCCAAATTCTAATTGATCCTGAAACACTGGGAAATCTAAATGCCGAAACATCCTGGTCACTCAATACCGGCTTTCGATGGAAACCGACAACACAAAGTCTTATTCAATTAAATGCTTTTCGCAATGAAATAGATAACCTGATTGAAACTGCTCCTATTGCCCAATTGGTCACCGGTCAGAATGCATTTTCCTATTTCAATATCCGTAGCGTAGTCACCCAGGGAATAGAAGTTGACGCACAAGTTAACTTACTGGATCATCTCAGTCTAAGTGCGGGTTACGCTTTTTTGGATACCAAAGATATGGAGATGCTTGAGCGCATTGAAAATGGGGAAATCTTCAAGCGGAATTCACAAAACCAAACCCAACGTGTCACCCGTGCAGATTATGGAGGACTATTCAATAGAAGTCCCCACAGTGGGAATTTCAAAGTGAATTATCAGGATAGCTTTACTGAAATCAACTGGTCTTTAAGAGCCATTTACAGAGGAAAGTTTGGTTTTGCAGACCTAAACGGAAACCTCATCCTCGATGACGACAGAGAATATGCTCCAGGATGGGTTAGCATTAATTTTACTGCCTCGAAGACATTTGAAAATGGGCTTTTTCTGGAGGCAGGAGGTACCAATCTTTTAAATACTGTAACACCGGCTCAACCGAATAATCCGGGCCGGGTGCTATTCCTAGGAATCAAAATACCAATTCTAAATCTTATAAACTAA
- a CDS encoding hemin-degrading factor, producing MESTMHFSSVASLKDAWEDLKKQQPQLRARDAAQKLGVSEAELIASTIGLDTVRLKEEWAEIMIACKSLGKVMALTRNEGCVLEHKGNFQKIDLMGQAPNQVATVIGPIEQRIFFSGWKFGFAVTNHTPRGTMRSFQFFDKAGDAVLKIFLQEKSNLDAYEQILIDFKSEDQNPELDVAAYPKPEFAKEIDLEAFTHDWENMKDTHDFFGMLRKYNVHRHDAVKWINDKWAYEVDRLSARKIVETASAEKMPIMIFAGNKGNIQIHQGKVRTIRQMGNWLNVMDPDFNMHLNEEIIDSAFVVHKNTSDGLVSALELFDKEGEMIAQFFGLRKPGIPQLDAWKDLIDSL from the coding sequence ATGGAATCAACAATGCATTTTTCCTCAGTCGCTTCTTTAAAAGATGCCTGGGAAGATCTCAAAAAACAACAACCACAACTAAGAGCAAGAGATGCTGCACAGAAGTTAGGCGTATCTGAAGCTGAGTTGATCGCATCTACAATTGGATTGGACACAGTAAGACTTAAGGAGGAATGGGCAGAGATCATGATCGCCTGCAAGAGTCTGGGCAAAGTAATGGCATTGACCAGAAATGAGGGATGTGTCCTGGAGCATAAGGGTAATTTCCAGAAAATTGACCTAATGGGACAGGCCCCCAATCAGGTTGCAACTGTAATCGGACCAATTGAGCAAAGAATATTCTTCAGCGGCTGGAAATTTGGATTTGCTGTTACCAACCATACCCCAAGGGGAACTATGCGGAGTTTTCAGTTTTTTGATAAGGCCGGTGATGCTGTCTTGAAAATTTTCCTTCAGGAAAAAAGCAATTTGGATGCTTATGAACAAATCCTGATTGATTTCAAAAGTGAAGACCAAAATCCTGAGTTGGATGTCGCCGCCTATCCCAAGCCCGAATTCGCCAAAGAGATTGACTTGGAAGCTTTCACCCATGACTGGGAAAACATGAAAGATACTCATGATTTTTTCGGCATGTTGAGGAAATACAATGTTCACAGACATGACGCTGTCAAGTGGATCAATGACAAATGGGCGTATGAAGTAGACAGGCTTTCGGCAAGGAAAATTGTGGAAACTGCTTCTGCTGAAAAAATGCCGATCATGATTTTTGCAGGGAATAAAGGCAATATACAGATCCATCAAGGGAAGGTCAGAACCATCCGTCAGATGGGGAATTGGCTCAATGTAATGGACCCCGATTTCAATATGCATTTGAATGAAGAAATCATCGACTCTGCCTTTGTTGTACACAAAAACACCTCGGATGGCTTGGTTTCCGCTTTGGAGCTTTTTGACAAAGAAGGGGAAATGATCGCTCAATTCTTTGGATTGAGAAAGCCGGGAATACCACAATTGGATGCTTGGAAAGACCTAATTGATAGTCTTTAA
- a CDS encoding heme ABC transporter ATP-binding protein: MLQANDIHFCIRNMPIIDKASVSLHPGELTVILGPNGAGKSTLFKVLAGEVPCKYGKVAYNGSPINGISAKNLALVRAVMPQHSSLSFPFLALEVVELGLLACGGSYRQELVEEVMTETQTWHLKDKLYGNLSGGEKQRVQLARVLTQIWDKKSFPRYLLLDEPTSSMDIALQHHVLRIIHKIKKRNIGVLAILHDLSLAANYADKVILLKKGRILHQGPVKEVMTASNLEEVFEHPIQVFSGSEDSSVIIQSIPFIQNHLEIKLA; encoded by the coding sequence ATGTTACAAGCAAATGATATTCATTTCTGCATTCGGAATATGCCCATTATAGACAAAGCATCTGTTTCCCTGCATCCGGGCGAACTTACTGTAATCCTTGGTCCGAATGGTGCCGGAAAATCCACTTTGTTCAAAGTTCTGGCAGGGGAGGTTCCCTGCAAATATGGAAAAGTTGCCTACAATGGATCGCCCATAAATGGTATTTCGGCAAAAAATCTAGCTCTCGTCAGGGCCGTTATGCCGCAGCATAGTTCTTTATCATTTCCTTTCCTGGCATTGGAAGTGGTGGAGTTGGGATTGTTGGCCTGCGGTGGGTCCTATCGTCAAGAACTTGTAGAAGAAGTCATGACAGAAACCCAGACTTGGCATCTCAAGGATAAACTCTACGGAAATTTATCAGGCGGGGAAAAACAAAGAGTTCAACTAGCAAGGGTATTGACCCAGATATGGGACAAAAAATCATTTCCCCGATACCTGCTTTTAGACGAACCTACTTCCAGTATGGATATCGCTTTGCAGCACCATGTGCTTAGGATTATTCACAAAATCAAAAAAAGAAACATCGGGGTTCTCGCCATTCTGCATGACCTCAGCTTGGCAGCCAACTATGCTGACAAGGTGATTTTACTTAAAAAAGGAAGAATCTTACACCAAGGACCCGTAAAAGAAGTGATGACCGCTTCCAATCTTGAAGAAGTGTTTGAGCATCCTATTCAGGTTTTTTCAGGTTCAGAGGATTCCTCTGTGATTATTCAAAGTATCCCATTTATCCAAAATCATTTAGAAATTAAACTTGCATAA
- a CDS encoding FecCD family ABC transporter permease: MAITLVMMSVLSLSLGAFQIPIKNVLGILLNTLGLGFGDLTQQQSNVLLHIRLPRIVMAILVGGGLGVTGAALQGLFRNPLVEPGLIGVSSGGALFAVIFIVFGGSIPILAYFGGIGLPLFAFLGGLINTLLVYKMGSTSGKTDISLLILAGVALNALSGALIGLVIFYADDAALRNFTFWSLGDVGGANWNKVGIAFFLISGPVILVLSQFKNLNALAIGENEAFHMGVDVQKVKYILLFSSALIVGTAVSLTGTIGFVGLIVPHLIRMMFGADHRLVLAGSFLLGACLLTFADLLARTIVMPSEMPIGIITAIIGAPFFIWLIINVKKIRS; encoded by the coding sequence ATGGCCATCACTTTGGTGATGATGTCTGTCCTGTCCCTTTCTTTGGGAGCTTTCCAAATCCCCATAAAAAATGTATTGGGAATTCTTTTGAACACTTTGGGTTTGGGTTTTGGCGACCTCACCCAACAACAATCCAACGTTCTGCTGCATATCCGTCTGCCAAGAATAGTGATGGCCATTTTGGTCGGTGGTGGACTCGGGGTTACAGGGGCTGCTTTGCAGGGGCTGTTTAGAAATCCGCTTGTTGAACCCGGGCTGATAGGCGTCAGCAGCGGGGGAGCTTTATTTGCAGTTATATTTATTGTTTTTGGGGGCAGCATTCCCATTTTGGCCTATTTTGGAGGAATTGGCCTGCCTCTTTTTGCTTTTCTAGGTGGTCTGATCAATACCCTTCTGGTATATAAAATGGGAAGTACATCGGGTAAGACAGATATATCATTGTTGATTCTGGCAGGTGTTGCCTTGAATGCCTTATCAGGGGCATTGATAGGATTGGTGATTTTCTATGCCGATGATGCAGCATTGAGAAACTTCACCTTTTGGAGTTTGGGTGATGTCGGTGGGGCCAATTGGAATAAAGTTGGGATCGCGTTCTTCCTTATTTCCGGTCCTGTAATATTGGTCCTTTCCCAATTCAAAAACCTCAACGCACTCGCTATCGGAGAAAACGAGGCATTTCACATGGGTGTGGATGTACAAAAAGTGAAATATATCCTGCTTTTTTCGAGTGCGCTGATTGTCGGAACAGCGGTCTCTCTTACCGGAACTATAGGCTTTGTTGGACTTATAGTTCCCCATTTGATCAGAATGATGTTTGGTGCTGACCATAGGTTGGTACTTGCCGGATCCTTTTTATTAGGGGCCTGTTTATTGACTTTTGCGGATTTGTTGGCGCGCACTATTGTCATGCCATCGGAGATGCCCATCGGAATCATCACAGCTATCATCGGTGCCCCGTTTTTTATCTGGCTTATTATCAATGTTAAAAAAATTAGATCCTGA
- a CDS encoding heme/hemin ABC transporter substrate-binding protein, producing the protein MIRSISLFLFGMLVIGCTEKKSEVVADKVKIITAGGTITEVVNALGFGDDIIATDITSTYPATMQELPSIGYRNQIKAEGILALGPDLVLAEEGYMSEDVVNQLQAAGLQVQFFAKPKDIAGTYKIVTEIADFLQVAESGKAINASIEADMKALENYLQIQSTNPSMAFVMARGQEMVFVAGEETFAESMINMAGINHVGIGFKDFIPLTPEALVSMNPDYLLFFDSGIQSIGGMDGVKNIRGIENTTAFKQNQILSLDGQYLSGFGPRVGKAAFELAKAVRE; encoded by the coding sequence ATGATAAGAAGTATAAGTTTATTCCTTTTCGGAATGTTGGTTATTGGATGTACAGAAAAAAAGTCTGAGGTTGTTGCGGATAAAGTCAAGATCATTACTGCAGGCGGTACCATTACTGAAGTGGTCAATGCTTTGGGATTTGGCGATGACATCATCGCGACTGACATTACCTCTACCTATCCGGCTACCATGCAGGAGTTACCTTCAATAGGGTACCGTAATCAGATCAAAGCCGAGGGAATTTTGGCATTGGGACCTGATTTGGTCCTGGCAGAAGAAGGTTATATGTCTGAGGACGTGGTCAATCAATTGCAGGCTGCTGGACTTCAGGTCCAATTTTTTGCAAAACCTAAGGATATAGCCGGAACTTATAAAATTGTTACCGAAATCGCAGACTTTCTTCAAGTTGCTGAAAGTGGAAAAGCTATCAATGCTTCCATTGAGGCTGATATGAAAGCATTGGAGAATTATCTCCAAATCCAGTCAACAAATCCCAGTATGGCCTTTGTCATGGCAAGAGGACAGGAAATGGTGTTTGTCGCCGGCGAGGAAACCTTTGCTGAATCTATGATCAATATGGCTGGAATAAATCATGTTGGAATTGGCTTCAAGGATTTTATCCCGCTTACCCCGGAGGCTTTGGTCTCTATGAATCCGGATTACCTGCTCTTTTTTGATTCAGGAATCCAATCCATAGGCGGAATGGACGGTGTCAAAAATATAAGAGGAATTGAAAATACCACAGCCTTCAAACAAAACCAGATACTTTCTTTGGATGGGCAATACCTTTCAGGGTTTGGTCCCAGAGTCGGAAAAGCTGCTTTTGAACTTGCAAAAGCTGTAAGAGAATAA
- the atpD gene encoding F0F1 ATP synthase subunit beta: MANIGKITQIIGPVVDISFEDGELPRILDALTVTREDGHKVILEVQQHLGEDRVRTIAMDATEGLVRGQEVVDNQAPISVPTGEAIKGRLFNVIGQAIDGLPEVHSAKRLPIHRSAPKFEDLSTTTEILYTGIKVLDLISPYAKGGKIGLFGGAGVGKTVLIQELINNIAKAYSGLSVFAGVGERTREGNDLLREMIESGIVTYGDDFLHSLETEGGWDLSKVDLKKLEESKATFVFGQMNEPPGARARVALTGLTLAEYYRDGEGEGGGRDILFFIDNIFRFTQAGSEVSALLGRMPSAVGYQPTLATEMGAMQERITSTKNGSITSVQAVYVPADDLTDPAPATTFAHLDATTVLSRKIAELGIYPAVDPLDSTSRILDPLVLGEEHYGCAQRVKEILQRYKELQDIIAILGMEELSDEDKMVVHRARRVQRFLSQPFHVAEAFTGLKGVLVDIKDTIKGFNMIMEGELDHLPESAFNLVGSIEDAIVKGEKMLAEVK, translated from the coding sequence ATGGCAAATATTGGTAAGATAACACAGATAATCGGTCCTGTTGTGGACATTTCCTTCGAAGATGGAGAATTGCCCAGAATTTTGGATGCTTTGACAGTAACAAGAGAAGATGGCCACAAGGTTATTTTGGAAGTTCAGCAACACCTGGGTGAAGACAGAGTAAGGACCATCGCAATGGATGCCACCGAGGGTCTGGTGAGAGGTCAGGAAGTAGTGGATAATCAGGCACCTATTTCAGTTCCAACAGGAGAAGCTATCAAAGGAAGACTTTTCAATGTTATCGGACAGGCGATTGATGGCCTTCCCGAAGTGCATTCTGCCAAGAGATTGCCTATTCACAGGTCCGCTCCAAAATTTGAAGATTTATCCACCACCACAGAGATTCTTTATACAGGTATCAAAGTTCTTGATCTAATCAGCCCCTATGCTAAAGGCGGTAAGATTGGACTTTTCGGTGGTGCCGGTGTTGGTAAAACCGTATTGATTCAGGAATTGATCAACAATATTGCAAAAGCCTATTCAGGACTTTCCGTATTCGCCGGTGTAGGTGAAAGAACCCGTGAAGGAAATGACCTTTTGAGGGAAATGATCGAGTCAGGCATCGTAACTTACGGGGATGATTTCCTTCACTCTTTGGAAACAGAAGGTGGTTGGGATCTTTCTAAAGTTGATCTGAAAAAATTAGAAGAATCAAAAGCGACCTTTGTGTTCGGTCAAATGAACGAACCTCCGGGAGCCCGTGCAAGAGTTGCCTTGACAGGACTTACCCTTGCAGAATACTACAGAGACGGTGAAGGCGAAGGTGGCGGTAGAGATATCCTATTCTTTATTGACAATATCTTCCGATTTACACAAGCAGGTTCTGAAGTTTCTGCCCTTTTGGGAAGGATGCCATCAGCGGTGGGTTACCAACCTACATTGGCCACTGAAATGGGTGCAATGCAGGAAAGAATTACTTCTACCAAAAACGGTTCCATCACTTCAGTACAGGCAGTATATGTGCCTGCGGATGACTTGACTGACCCGGCTCCGGCTACTACTTTTGCGCACTTGGATGCCACTACGGTACTTTCCAGAAAAATCGCCGAATTGGGAATCTATCCCGCTGTGGATCCATTGGATTCCACTTCAAGGATTTTGGATCCCCTGGTACTTGGTGAAGAACACTATGGCTGTGCCCAACGCGTAAAAGAGATTCTTCAGAGATACAAAGAACTTCAGGATATCATTGCGATTCTTGGAATGGAAGAATTGTCTGATGAAGATAAAATGGTCGTTCACAGAGCGAGAAGAGTACAAAGATTCCTATCCCAACCTTTCCATGTTGCTGAGGCATTTACAGGTCTGAAAGGAGTTTTGGTAGATATCAAAGATACCATCAAAGGTTTCAATATGATCATGGAAGGAGAATTGGATCATTTGCCTGAGTCAGCATTCAACTTGGTGGGGTCTATTGAAGATGCCATTGTGAAAGGTGAAAAAATGCTTGCTGAGGTAAAATAA
- the atpC gene encoding ATP synthase F1 subunit epsilon, with protein sequence MIKLTIVTPEKPVFEGEVSEATFPGVDGSFQVLQNHAAIVSALGKGNVSYTTKEGKKSHLIEGGVVEVNDNKIVLLAEKIIG encoded by the coding sequence ATGATAAAATTAACCATAGTTACACCTGAGAAACCGGTATTCGAAGGAGAGGTTTCAGAAGCCACTTTTCCGGGAGTTGATGGTTCCTTTCAGGTTTTACAAAACCACGCTGCTATTGTGTCCGCTTTAGGAAAGGGTAATGTATCTTACACCACTAAAGAAGGGAAGAAGAGCCATTTGATTGAAGGAGGCGTAGTGGAAGTGAATGACAATAAAATTGTTTTGTTGGCCGAAAAGATAATTGGCTAA